A region of Etheostoma cragini isolate CJK2018 chromosome 2, CSU_Ecrag_1.0, whole genome shotgun sequence DNA encodes the following proteins:
- the LOC117960508 gene encoding vasorin-like gives MLPYFLLLFLSSGFVLSSDCPADCSCQAHGSIFCIQRRSSNVPRVPPTTQNLYIFQNGINTLSQEDFKGLGELEMLDLSQNELAEIPDSVFEMLSKLKNLDLSTNHITHISKGSFSGLVQLERLYLHANNIQSIHMEAFESLEMLLELKLQGNQLTSLPSLHFPKLLLLDLSHNNIPTLGPSDLQTPHLEALKVASLGLTSLDEDLIASLGNLHELDVSTNQLTEVPQALKQDSLKGLIKLSLAANPLGELRVEDFQKLSGLQELDLSGLNIQGFSQSFFQTFPRLMHLTAAENPFNCMCPLAWFHVWLKEKDVTLGRPEETRCHFPLVNAGKMLSALEHKDFGCPPTTTVLIGSPIGSTHVPLIPTTSPETIHTNAIPPPPPPPPPSETTVSSKTDSPLSPEPPVSPSSNSGEVGEHMCPSNICLNGGTCNFDPLGQLSCVCLSGTFGLYCENVDEVPEQPKPSATEVLIVAHEMPIELDAISSRQVTSTSILLDLHRFIETRPHIRGISLTYRNLSGPDRRPIILSVPASYPEYTLRGLRPNCTYSVCASPLGERINSRSNSSVETGSCTEARTEGVPPSSPESRVETQSPLTYTLILALAALALVLGLAVVVGTIICVRKRRQAKAGMELELGPADPDPMELEGIKSCLENGGNGTLPHKQPEIDRCHTPQPSPSLHQNEGLDYEVSLMQGHCPSNNNLTSLKPSYF, from the coding sequence ATGCTGCCCTActtcctgctcctcttcctctcatctGGTTTTGTATTATCCTCTGACTGCCCAGCAGACTGTTCCTGCCAGGCCCATGGCTCAATATTCTGCATTCAACGACGCTCCAGCAATGTGCCTCGTGTCCCCCCCACTACCCAAAATCTATACATCTTTCAGAACGGCATCAACACTTTGTCTCAAGAGGACTTCAAAGGTCTGGGAGAGTTGGAGATGCTAGATCTGAGCCAGAATGAGCTGGCAGAGATTCCAGACAGTGTGTTTGAGATGCTCTCAAAGCTGAAGAACTTGGACCTGTCCACCAACCACATTACCCACATTTCTAAAGGCAGTTTTTCTGGGTTGGTCCAGCTTGAGAGGCTGTATCTCCACGCAAACAACATTCAGAGCATACATATGGAAGCTTTTGAGAGTTTAGAGATGCTACTGGAACTCAAGCTCCAAGGGAACCAGCTCACCTCTCTGCCATCTCTTCATTTCCCCAAGCTTCTGCTTCTAGACCTCAGCCACAACAACATCCCAACTCTGGGACCCTCAGACCTCCAGACTCCCCACCTGGAAGCCCTTAAGGTGGCCTCTCTGGGGCTTACCTCTCTGGATGAAGATCTCATAGCCTCTCTGGGGAACCTCCATGAGCTTGACGTCTCCACAAACCAGTTAACTGAGGTACCTCAGGCTCTAAAGCAGGATTCCCTCAAGGGGCTGATCAAGCTCAGCCTGGCTGCTAACCCATTGGGCGAGCTCAGGGTGGAAGACTTCCAGAAACTAAGTGGACTTCAAGAACTGGATCTCAGTGGTCTTAATATTCAGGGATTTTCACAAAGTTTTTTCCAGACCTTCCCTAGGTTAATGCACCTGACAGCAGCTGAGAACCCATTTAATTGCATGTGTCCATTAGCTTGGTTCCATGTCTGGCTAAAAGAGAAGGATGTGACTCTTGGGAGGCCTGAGGAAACCAGATGTCACTTCCCTTTAGTTAATGCTGGGAAGATGCTTTCAGCACTGGAGCACAAAGATTTTGGCTGTCCACCCACCACAACAGTGCTGATTGGCTCCCCCATTGGAAGTACTCATGTTCCCTTGATACCCACCACATCTCCAGAAACCATTCATACCAACgccattcctcctcctcctcctcctcctccacccagTGAGACAACAGTCTCCTCAAAAACAGACAGTCCTCTTTCACCAGAACCTCCAGTCTCTCCAAGTTCCAACAGCGGGGAGGTAGGGGAGCACATGTGCCCATCAAACATCTGCCTCAATGGGGGCACTTGTAATTTTGACCCATTAGGTCAACTCAGCTGCGTGTGTCTTTCAGGAACCTTTGGCCTCTACTGTGAAAATGTGGATGAGGTTCCTGAGCAGCCGAAACCATCAGCAACAGAGGTTTTGATAGTTGCCCATGAGATGCCCATTGAACTTGATGCCATCAGCTCACGGCAGGTCACATCCACATCTATTCTTCTTGACCTGCACCGTTTCATCGAGACACGGCCACATATCCGTGGCATCAGTTTGACCTACCGTAACCTATCCGGGCCTGACCGCCGCCCTATTATCCTGAGTGTACCGGCATCCTACCCTGAGTACACTTTGCGTGGTTTGAGACCAAATTGTACCTACTCAGTCTGTGCCAGTCCCCTGGGTGAAAGAATTAACTCTAGGTCCAACAGCTCTGTAGAAACAGGGTCGTGTACAGAGGCTCGCACTGAAGGAGTTCCACCGTCATCCCCAGAGTCCAGGGTGGAGACACAGAGCCCGCTGACATACACTCTCATCCTCGCCCTAGCTGCACTGGCCCTGGTGCTTGGGTTAGCTGTGGTGGTAGGGACAATCATCTGTGTCCGAAAAAGAAGACAGGCAAAGGCAGGAATGGAGCTTGAGCTTGGCCCGGCAGATCCTGATCCCATGGAACTGGAGGGGATCAAGTCCTGCCTTGAGAATGGGGGAAATGGTACACTACCCCACAAACAGCCGGAGATCGACCGCTGTCACACTCCTCAGCCGTCGCCATCCTTGCACCAAAATGAGGGTTTGGACTATGAAGTATCCTTGATGCAAGGACACTGCCCATCAAATAACAATCTAACATCCTTAAAGCCatcttatttttaa